A genomic region of Catalinimonas niigatensis contains the following coding sequences:
- a CDS encoding tetratricopeptide repeat-containing sensor histidine kinase, with product MQFLCKKFLCSSPYLFLLILLLCSVDGPAQETPEIDSLKNLLTDQQDSIQVDVWHKLSMSYQNYVPDSAMRYAQQALTLSENLNYNKGIADAMLHIGRLKRDKGNYTSALEDMFISLKYYEEMDDSVQIANNYNDISIVYALSEDSETSRGYFHKALDIFRSIGDKQGESYALNNIGLIYEQEENLEKAKEFYLASMSIKIQRKDGYGISRGYNTLGSLSSNQGNYQEALSYFFKADSLFVKLNDEASRPVNFNAIAKAYFAMGNLPKARTYAQQSYEIAQQLNSTRYIELILKTLAEISAAQRDFEAAYRYQVLHEAANDSLHQESREKHLAKLKAEFDDEQQKTEITLLKQEKLLQEASISHQQTIIISLVAGLIMILFFSVALYLANNRNKKKNKLLASKNQEIHQQAGVLSEQKNHLEKINKTKDKLFSIVSHDIRSPLNTLKGFSYLLTQQIDAMDKEEMQRVSRRINFALDNLSQLLDNLLNWSLIQTGHKKSEFTSIDINALINFNIDLYQATAAEKGIQLLNQSEQQLYAYADYQSINTVIRNFISNSIKFSYPNSSIFIRAQYQNNTVEVSIIDQGIGMSDEVINKIFSADKKESQKGTHNESGSGFGLTLCHELILQNHGQIQVSSKLREGSTFSFFLPIGKSKEVKVLQ from the coding sequence ATGCAATTCCTTTGTAAAAAGTTTTTATGCAGTTCTCCATATCTTTTCCTGTTGATCCTGCTTTTATGCAGTGTAGATGGGCCAGCTCAGGAAACTCCTGAAATTGACAGCCTCAAAAATTTACTGACAGATCAGCAGGACAGTATACAGGTGGATGTGTGGCACAAGCTCTCTATGTCTTATCAGAATTATGTACCAGACAGTGCTATGCGATATGCACAGCAAGCACTTACGCTTTCTGAAAACCTCAATTACAACAAAGGTATAGCAGACGCAATGCTACATATCGGAAGGCTGAAAAGGGACAAAGGGAATTATACCAGCGCCTTGGAAGATATGTTTATTTCCTTGAAGTACTATGAGGAGATGGATGACAGTGTGCAAATTGCTAACAATTATAATGATATCAGCATCGTATACGCTCTTTCAGAAGATTCTGAGACTTCCCGCGGATATTTTCACAAAGCTTTGGATATATTTCGCAGTATCGGAGACAAGCAGGGAGAATCTTATGCGCTGAACAACATTGGGTTAATTTATGAACAGGAAGAAAATCTGGAAAAAGCCAAAGAATTTTACCTCGCTTCCATGTCGATTAAAATCCAAAGGAAAGATGGCTATGGTATTTCCAGAGGGTACAATACCCTGGGTAGCCTGTCCAGTAATCAGGGCAATTATCAGGAAGCGCTCTCCTACTTTTTTAAAGCGGATAGCTTGTTTGTCAAACTTAATGATGAAGCCTCCCGGCCTGTCAACTTCAATGCGATCGCTAAGGCTTATTTTGCAATGGGAAATCTACCGAAGGCCAGAACTTATGCCCAGCAAAGCTACGAAATAGCCCAACAGCTCAATTCTACCCGATACATTGAACTTATCCTAAAAACGCTTGCTGAAATTAGTGCCGCACAAAGGGATTTTGAAGCAGCGTATCGTTATCAGGTACTGCATGAAGCAGCAAACGACAGCTTACATCAGGAGTCACGGGAAAAGCATCTGGCGAAACTGAAAGCTGAGTTTGATGATGAGCAGCAAAAAACAGAAATCACCTTGCTCAAACAGGAAAAACTACTCCAGGAGGCCTCCATCTCTCATCAGCAAACCATTATCATCTCCTTAGTAGCAGGTTTGATCATGATTTTATTTTTTTCCGTAGCCTTGTACCTGGCAAATAACAGGAACAAAAAGAAAAACAAACTATTGGCTTCCAAAAATCAGGAAATTCACCAGCAGGCTGGTGTGCTTTCTGAGCAAAAGAATCATCTGGAAAAAATAAACAAAACCAAAGACAAGCTTTTCTCCATAGTATCTCACGATATCCGGAGTCCACTGAATACCCTGAAGGGATTTTCCTATCTACTCACCCAACAGATTGATGCCATGGATAAGGAAGAAATGCAGCGGGTCAGCAGGCGAATCAATTTTGCTTTGGACAACCTTAGCCAGCTATTAGATAATCTACTCAATTGGTCTTTGATTCAGACAGGCCATAAGAAGTCTGAGTTTACCTCTATTGATATCAATGCGTTGATTAATTTCAATATTGATTTGTATCAGGCTACTGCTGCTGAAAAAGGTATTCAGTTACTCAATCAATCTGAGCAACAACTGTATGCATATGCTGATTATCAATCCATCAATACTGTGATACGAAACTTCATTTCCAACAGCATCAAGTTTTCGTATCCTAATTCATCTATTTTTATCAGGGCGCAATATCAGAACAATACGGTTGAGGTTTCTATCATAGACCAGGGAATAGGCATGAGTGACGAAGTTATCAACAAAATATTCTCAGCAGATAAGAAAGAATCCCAAAAGGGTACGCATAATGAAAGCGGAAGTGGCTTTGGCCTGACGCTTTGCCACGAGTTAATCCTTCAGAATCATGGACAGATACAGGTGAGCAGCAAGTTGAGAGAAGGGAGCACCTTCAGCTTTTTTCTGCCTATTGGCAAATCTAAGGAAGTAAAGGTACTGCAATAA
- a CDS encoding ATP-binding protein, with the protein MQGDSPLQAHINETEAITLAYDQSVFSIEYAGLNYTDPGKTRYKYRLEGFVDESWQEVGSERKVTYTNLEPGQYTFVVTSEENEEGLEHLQRTLSITVTPPWWQTWWARSLMILFIASTVLGIYKLRIRNIKAHNRTLEKEVRERTLKLQQANTALQRVNEALHDKNLQIQEQKEEIQAQAEELVESNEEIKAINQRLEESIEVRTADLRKSNQELDNFVYRVSHDIRAPLSSILGLVDLIEDEKDPQQLRAYLKMATKSIHKLDSFVKDILDYSRNARMEPVLQKVNFPELLQEVREELQYMENASRIKIIEEYQLSKVHYNDIRRLQIIFRNLFSNAIKYQNLWIDDSYLKIKVDTNEQTARITVEDNGIGINDAQRNKVFEMFYRGSDLSNGSGIGLYIVKETIEKLGGSIDLQSQLGVGTTIKINLPSMKFINTPLESQQ; encoded by the coding sequence TTGCAAGGAGATTCTCCTTTACAAGCACACATCAACGAAACGGAAGCCATTACGCTCGCTTATGACCAATCTGTTTTTAGTATTGAATATGCAGGACTTAATTATACTGATCCTGGCAAAACGCGCTATAAATACAGGTTGGAAGGGTTTGTGGACGAGAGTTGGCAGGAAGTAGGCAGCGAGCGAAAAGTTACTTACACCAACCTGGAACCCGGGCAATATACATTTGTAGTAACTAGCGAGGAGAATGAAGAAGGACTGGAACACCTTCAGCGTACCCTTTCTATTACTGTTACTCCGCCCTGGTGGCAGACCTGGTGGGCTCGTTCGCTTATGATTTTGTTCATTGCAAGTACTGTGCTGGGTATCTATAAATTACGTATACGCAACATCAAAGCGCACAATAGAACACTTGAAAAGGAGGTAAGAGAGCGTACATTAAAACTACAGCAAGCCAATACAGCACTTCAGCGGGTGAATGAAGCTTTGCATGATAAAAATCTTCAGATACAGGAGCAAAAAGAAGAAATCCAAGCGCAGGCTGAAGAACTGGTAGAATCCAATGAAGAAATCAAAGCCATCAATCAGAGGTTGGAAGAGAGCATAGAGGTGCGTACGGCAGACCTGAGAAAATCCAATCAGGAACTAGACAATTTTGTATACCGGGTTTCGCATGACATCAGAGCTCCTTTGTCTTCTATTCTGGGTTTAGTAGATCTGATTGAAGATGAAAAAGATCCTCAACAGCTTAGAGCATACCTGAAAATGGCTACCAAGAGTATTCACAAGTTGGATAGTTTTGTGAAAGATATTCTGGATTACTCGCGTAATGCACGTATGGAACCGGTGCTCCAGAAAGTAAACTTTCCTGAACTGCTGCAAGAGGTGAGAGAAGAGTTGCAGTACATGGAAAATGCATCAAGAATCAAAATTATAGAAGAATACCAGCTTTCTAAGGTACATTATAATGATATAAGACGTTTGCAGATTATTTTTCGCAACCTTTTTTCTAATGCCATTAAATATCAAAACTTATGGATAGACGATAGCTACCTGAAAATAAAGGTTGATACAAATGAACAGACTGCCCGGATCACAGTAGAAGATAATGGCATAGGAATAAATGATGCTCAACGCAACAAAGTATTTGAGATGTTTTATAGAGGAAGTGACCTGTCCAACGGTTCGGGTATAGGACTGTACATCGTAAAAGAAACCATTGAAAAACTAGGAGGGAGCATTGATTTACAATCACAATTAGGAGTAGGTACTACGATCAAAATCAACTTACCCAGTATGAAATTCATTAATACGCCATTAGAAAGTCAACAGTGA
- a CDS encoding glycosyltransferase family 9 protein, translating into MAKKKILILRFSSIGDIVLTTPVPRTLKTQLQAEVHYCVKKQYQGILAGNPYIDKLHLLEGNLNSLIKKLKEEKFDYVIDLHHNLRTFIIKKRLGVKSYSFPKLNMEKWLMTNFKINKLPNVHIVERYMQTVEPLGVKMDSLGLDYFIPEKDEVEREWLPETHQQEYVAYAIGAQFNTKKLPLDRMIELCDRINKPIILLGDKKDREAGEKIVKFFEETEQSATLEPQLHKDLNKKTIIYNACGQFNLNQSASIVKNAQYVFTHDTGLMHIAAAFKKTIFSIWGNTIPMFGMYPYRTKFTILENNRLSCRPCSKIGYKQCPQGHFKCMRGIVFDFYLP; encoded by the coding sequence ATGGCAAAAAAGAAGATCCTTATCCTTCGTTTTTCTTCTATCGGAGATATTGTACTCACTACACCGGTTCCCCGCACGCTCAAAACACAACTACAGGCTGAGGTTCACTACTGTGTCAAAAAACAATATCAGGGCATACTGGCGGGCAATCCTTACATCGATAAGCTTCACTTATTGGAAGGGAACCTGAATAGTCTGATCAAAAAGCTGAAAGAGGAGAAATTTGATTACGTGATAGACCTGCATCATAACCTGCGTACTTTCATCATCAAGAAAAGGTTAGGCGTAAAAAGCTATAGCTTTCCTAAACTAAATATGGAAAAGTGGCTCATGACTAATTTCAAGATCAATAAGCTACCCAATGTACATATTGTAGAGCGCTATATGCAAACAGTAGAGCCGCTGGGCGTGAAAATGGATAGTCTGGGGCTGGATTATTTTATTCCGGAAAAAGATGAGGTGGAGAGAGAGTGGTTGCCGGAAACTCATCAGCAGGAGTATGTGGCCTATGCCATCGGCGCGCAGTTCAATACCAAAAAGCTACCGCTGGATCGTATGATAGAGTTATGCGACCGGATCAACAAACCCATCATACTGCTGGGGGATAAAAAAGACAGAGAGGCCGGAGAGAAGATTGTAAAGTTTTTTGAAGAGACGGAGCAGTCTGCCACTCTGGAGCCACAGCTACACAAAGATCTGAATAAGAAGACCATTATTTATAATGCCTGCGGGCAGTTTAATCTCAATCAGTCAGCTTCCATCGTCAAAAATGCCCAGTATGTGTTTACCCATGATACCGGCCTAATGCACATTGCCGCAGCATTTAAGAAAACAATTTTCTCTATTTGGGGTAATACTATTCCAATGTTTGGGATGTATCCTTACCGGACCAAGTTTACCATATTGGAAAATAACAGGCTGTCTTGTCGGCCTTGTTCCAAAATTGGATATAAGCAATGTCCTCAAGGGCACTTCAAATGTATGCGGGGTATTGTATTTGATTTTTATTTACCTTAA
- a CDS encoding Glu/Leu/Phe/Val family dehydrogenase produces the protein MSDYSFFGDVCSYVDRAAAYTDHPQGLIEQIKQCNSIYKFHFPIKLAHGGYRVITAWRVQHSHHRLPVKGGIRYSSHVNEDEVMALAALMSFKCALVDVPFGGAKGGVCISPREYKESELESVTRRYTSELIKKNFISPALDVPAPDYGTGEREMAWIADTYSTFFPEQINAYGCVTGKPISLHGIRGRTEATGRGVFFGIREAVSVEEDMKALGLTTGLEGKKVIIQGLGNVGYHSAKFLQEGGAIIIGVAEYNGGTYNENGLDIDELMHLKQGSGAIGNYSKGKCIENANELLEYECDILVPAALEKQLTVHNAPRVKAKIVAEAANGPVTKEAEEILQSKNVLILPDLYLNAGGVTVSYFEWLKNLSRVSFGRMDKRYEEVNNRRILQAMEELTGGKLSDLQHKLMETGPGEVDIVNSGLEEIMVTAYHDTRELMKMKGTPDLRTASFVSSVEKIATSYIARGIFP, from the coding sequence ATGAGCGATTACAGTTTTTTTGGAGATGTATGTAGCTACGTAGACCGTGCCGCCGCTTATACTGATCACCCACAGGGGCTGATTGAGCAGATCAAGCAATGTAACAGCATATACAAGTTTCACTTTCCTATCAAACTGGCTCATGGTGGCTATCGGGTCATCACTGCCTGGCGGGTGCAACATTCGCATCACCGACTCCCGGTAAAAGGAGGTATCCGCTATAGTAGCCATGTCAACGAAGACGAAGTGATGGCTCTGGCAGCGCTGATGAGCTTTAAATGTGCGCTGGTAGATGTACCTTTTGGAGGAGCCAAAGGAGGCGTATGTATTAGTCCGAGAGAGTACAAGGAATCGGAACTGGAGTCAGTGACTCGCCGCTACACTTCCGAACTGATTAAGAAGAATTTCATCAGCCCCGCCCTTGATGTACCTGCCCCTGACTATGGTACGGGTGAACGGGAGATGGCCTGGATTGCAGATACCTATAGCACTTTTTTCCCCGAACAGATCAATGCCTACGGCTGTGTAACAGGTAAGCCTATCTCGTTGCACGGTATACGTGGCAGAACAGAAGCAACCGGTAGAGGAGTATTTTTTGGCATCCGAGAGGCAGTAAGTGTGGAAGAGGACATGAAAGCTCTTGGATTGACCACCGGACTTGAAGGTAAAAAAGTGATTATACAGGGACTGGGTAATGTTGGATATCACTCGGCAAAATTTCTCCAGGAAGGCGGGGCCATTATCATTGGCGTAGCCGAATACAATGGAGGAACTTACAACGAGAATGGGCTGGATATAGATGAGCTGATGCATCTTAAACAGGGCAGCGGAGCAATCGGTAATTACTCCAAAGGTAAATGTATAGAAAATGCAAATGAACTGCTGGAATATGAGTGTGATATACTGGTGCCTGCTGCATTGGAAAAACAGCTCACAGTACACAATGCTCCACGGGTCAAAGCAAAAATAGTAGCTGAGGCAGCCAACGGTCCGGTGACTAAAGAGGCGGAGGAAATTCTGCAAAGCAAAAACGTACTTATCCTTCCTGATCTATATCTGAATGCAGGGGGTGTTACTGTTTCTTATTTTGAATGGCTCAAAAATCTATCCCGCGTTTCCTTTGGGCGCATGGACAAACGCTATGAAGAAGTAAACAACCGCCGTATTCTGCAAGCGATGGAAGAACTGACGGGTGGAAAACTCTCGGATTTGCAACATAAACTGATGGAAACAGGTCCCGGTGAGGTAGATATAGTAAACTCCGGTTTGGAAGAAATTATGGTGACTGCTTACCATGATACCCGTGAACTTATGAAAATGAAAGGTACTCCCGACCTGAGAACTGCTTCATTTGTCAGTTCAGTGGAAAAAATTGCTACTTCCTACATTGCCAGAGGTATTTTCCCCTGA
- the pyrR gene encoding bifunctional pyr operon transcriptional regulator/uracil phosphoribosyltransferase PyrR: MKQIKQIIDQPLLEVVLSRLCHQLLENHTPFDNTVLLGLQPRGVHLADRIKTQLEKITGKKVPLGYLDTTFYRDDFRRRSTPIAANTTNVPFLIEDKDIILIDDVLYTGRTVRAAMDAMITFGRPSKVELLVLINRKYARHLPIEANYIGQSVNTLDTQRVEVLWKEQGEEDGVWLANKQEDKA, translated from the coding sequence ATGAAACAAATAAAACAAATCATAGACCAACCCCTATTGGAGGTCGTGCTCAGTAGGCTTTGCCATCAACTGCTGGAAAATCATACGCCCTTTGACAATACTGTACTTTTGGGTTTACAGCCCAGAGGGGTTCATCTGGCAGACCGGATCAAGACACAGCTAGAAAAGATTACTGGCAAAAAAGTGCCCTTGGGTTATCTGGACACTACTTTTTACCGGGATGATTTTCGCCGAAGAAGTACACCCATAGCTGCCAATACTACCAATGTCCCCTTTCTGATAGAAGATAAGGATATTATTCTCATTGACGATGTACTCTACACCGGACGCACAGTACGGGCTGCGATGGATGCCATGATCACCTTTGGCAGGCCCAGTAAAGTGGAGCTTTTGGTTCTCATTAACCGTAAATATGCCCGTCATTTGCCGATAGAAGCAAACTACATCGGGCAATCAGTAAATACGCTGGATACCCAGAGGGTAGAAGTATTGTGGAAAGAGCAGGGTGAGGAAGATGGGGTATGGTTAGCTAACAAACAAGAAGACAAAGCATGA
- a CDS encoding aspartate carbamoyltransferase catalytic subunit, which translates to MNALRSKHLLGIKDLSSEEIQLIFQTADSFKEVINRPIKKVPSLRDITIANVFFENSTRTRLSFELAEKRLSADVVNFSSSGSSVKKGETLLDTVNNILAMKVDMVVMRHASPGAPHFLAKHIQANVINAGDGTHEHPTQALLDTYSIYSKFGTVQGKKVAIIGDILHSRVALSNIFALQKLGAEVMVCGPATLLPRYVKNLGVKVSLDVRETLEWCDIANVLRIQLERQQVKYFPSLREYSLYYGINLQLLNSLSKPITIMHPGPINRGVELNSDVADSEHSIILEQVENGVAVRMAVLYLLASKHQK; encoded by the coding sequence ATGAACGCATTGCGTAGCAAACATTTATTAGGCATTAAAGACCTAAGTAGCGAAGAGATTCAGCTTATTTTCCAGACAGCCGACAGTTTCAAGGAAGTCATCAACCGCCCTATCAAAAAGGTGCCATCACTGCGTGACATCACTATTGCCAATGTTTTCTTTGAGAATTCTACCCGTACCAGACTCTCGTTTGAGCTAGCCGAAAAACGCCTATCTGCTGATGTGGTCAACTTCTCTTCTTCCGGTAGTTCGGTAAAAAAAGGAGAGACATTGCTGGATACAGTCAATAATATACTGGCGATGAAGGTAGATATGGTGGTAATGCGACATGCCAGCCCCGGCGCACCTCATTTCCTGGCCAAACATATCCAGGCTAATGTCATCAATGCCGGAGATGGTACCCATGAACATCCAACCCAGGCCCTGCTGGATACTTATTCTATCTATTCTAAATTCGGCACTGTACAGGGGAAAAAGGTAGCCATTATCGGAGATATTTTACATTCCAGAGTAGCACTGTCTAATATATTTGCTTTACAAAAACTAGGTGCTGAGGTGATGGTCTGTGGCCCGGCCACGCTCCTGCCCCGCTATGTCAAAAATCTGGGGGTAAAGGTAAGCCTGGATGTACGTGAAACTTTGGAATGGTGTGATATTGCCAATGTGCTGCGTATCCAACTGGAACGTCAGCAGGTAAAATATTTTCCTTCTCTCAGAGAGTATTCTCTCTATTACGGGATTAATTTACAGCTATTGAATAGCCTGAGTAAGCCGATCACCATTATGCATCCCGGCCCGATTAATCGGGGAGTGGAACTGAATAGTGATGTAGCAGATTCTGAGCATTCCATTATTCTTGAACAAGTAGAAAATGGGGTAGCCGTGCGCATGGCTGTGCTTTATCTGCTTGCCAGCAAACATCAAAAATGA
- a CDS encoding ligand-binding sensor domain-containing protein — MTNDPNTLSNNKVKTMLMDRKARVWIGLWNGGLDYFDQQKQTFTHIRKGKNKLTNDNVVCMAEDQDGYLWIGTFGGGLHKFNPDSLSFQYFHQDANSSKGISDSYIWSILVDRQNNVWVGTSNGYVDVWDRKTKKFTHLNIYETEEVNHAIKVIFEDSKGRIWIGSEGGGLKLLDKKNSNSQTVTTIHGLPSNNIEAIEEDKHGKLWISTNYGIVQFDPETTLHQNFIVSDGLQSLYFNRNASTSIASGEIMFGGINGFNMFHPDSISKSPDTVSIVFTNF; from the coding sequence ATGACAAACGACCCTAACACCTTAAGTAACAACAAAGTCAAGACAATGCTCATGGACCGTAAAGCCAGAGTCTGGATTGGTTTATGGAATGGAGGGCTTGATTATTTTGATCAGCAAAAGCAGACTTTTACGCATATCAGAAAAGGCAAAAATAAGCTGACCAATGATAATGTAGTATGCATGGCAGAAGATCAGGATGGTTATTTATGGATAGGGACATTCGGGGGCGGGCTGCATAAATTTAATCCTGACAGCTTATCTTTCCAGTACTTTCATCAAGATGCCAACAGCTCAAAAGGTATAAGTGATAGTTATATATGGTCGATCTTGGTAGACCGGCAAAATAACGTTTGGGTAGGCACCAGTAATGGGTATGTGGATGTATGGGACAGAAAAACCAAAAAATTTACTCACCTGAATATTTATGAAACAGAGGAAGTAAACCACGCGATAAAAGTCATATTTGAAGACTCTAAAGGCAGAATTTGGATAGGTTCGGAAGGTGGCGGACTCAAACTTTTGGATAAAAAAAATAGCAATAGTCAAACTGTTACCACAATTCATGGACTTCCCAGCAACAATATTGAGGCGATAGAGGAAGATAAACACGGAAAACTCTGGATAAGTACCAATTATGGTATCGTGCAATTTGACCCTGAAACTACACTTCATCAAAATTTTATCGTGAGTGACGGGCTTCAGTCTTTGTATTTTAACAGAAATGCATCCACTTCAATCGCTTCAGGTGAAATCATGTTTGGGGGTATCAATGGTTTTAATATGTTTCATCCTGATAGTATTAGCAAATCACCTGATACTGTTTCTATCGTGTTCACTAACTTCTAG